A region of the Anaerolineae bacterium genome:
GGCTGGCCGTAGGCATACGAGCCAAAGAGAATTATTTTCTCCGGGGCAAAGGTTTGGGCAATATGCTCGACAACCGCCTGGATAGCGTCCAGCGGCACTCGCTCACGCTCATTGATATTGGGCACATGGATATTTAAATCTTTTAACAAATTTTACCACTCCTGTTTTGGCAATTGTTTCAACACCGCTTGCATCAGTTTGACGGTGTTCCAGAAATCGGCCAAATCCAAAACGGCCGCAGGAGAGTGAATGTATCGCGCCGCCATGCTCACCGCCACCGAAGGCACGCCCTCGCGGGCCAGGTGGATGGCCCCACCGTCCGTGCCGCCAACGCCGGGCCGTTTGAATTGATAGGGCAACCCTTCCGCCTCAGCCGTAGCCACCAGCAAGTCAACCAAACGACGGTCGGCCATAAAAGAACGATCCATGACCGTGATGGCCGGGCCCTGGCCCAAACAAGGAAATCCATCCAGGGCGCTTTCATCCAGGGGCGGCAGGTCATCCGCCGCCGTACATTCTACAACAAAGGCCAGGTTGGGATTGGCCGTGTATGAGGCCACTCGCGCGCCGCGCGCCCCCACTTCCTCTTGCACCGTAAATACGGCCATCAGGTCTACGGGATAATCGCCTTTGAGAAGTTCCAACAGAACCGCGCAGCCGGCCCGGTTATCAAGGGCCTTGCCCCTGACCAAACCCCGGTTCTGGCGCGGGCGAGCCTGCCCCCCCAGGCGGCCAAATTTGGTGGCAAAGGTGGCAAAATCGCCCACTTTAACCTTGCCGTTGGCTTCGCTATCGGTGGCGCCAATATCAATATACAGCGAAGCGATACCGGGCACTTTTTGTTCCTCATCGCCGGAGAGAAGATGGATTGGCTTGAGGCCAATCACGCCGGGAATACGTTCCCGGCCTACCACCACCGCTTTGCCCAGCAGCACGGCCGGATTGAAACTGCCTACCGGCTCAAATTTTAACAAGCCTTTGTCGGTGATTTTGGAGATGATGAAGCCCACTTCGTCCATGTGGGCGGTGACCATCACGCGCAGAGAGCTGGCTGCTCCACTACACCGTTGGCGCGTGACAAACAGGTTGCCCATAGTGTCCACGCGCCACTCATCGGCGTGCGGCCTGGCCGCTTCGATAATAATTTTTCTGACTTCATCTTCGGCGCTGGAAACGCCAAAGGCATTGGAGAGTTGTTCAAGATACATAGGCACGTTGAGTTTTACCTTGCCAATCAGGGATGCGCTTTTTCCACCGCCACTTCAAATTTAAAACAGACATCGCCAATCTCAATAATATCGCCATTCGTTAAAGGCGCAGGTTGGGTCAAAAACGCATGATTGAGCTTGGTGGTGTCCTCGCCGCCCAGGTTTTCCAGCCACCAAACGCCCCTTTGATGGCGCAAACGAGCCTGTTGGGTCAAGGCATCGGCCTCGCTCACAATAATTGTGTTTTCAGGGCCATAACCTAACAGGGTGGTTGATTGCAGCGGAAAAGTTTGGCCCACTACCAGCGCCTGGCCTTCAGCCGCCGCAACGATGCGCAATTGGTCGGACAATTGAGGAGCGGCGGTGGAGCGAGACTCGGCGCGTTTTAGATCACGCCAGATAAGGTAAAAGGCCAGCCCCAGAAAGGTGTACAGGATAACGGTGGCTAACACCCGCAGGCCAAACAAAATCCAATCCAGGCTCACCATGCTTCCCCGGAATTATGCCCCGTATGCCCGGTCCTTACTTCAACCCGTCCGGGTGGAACAGACTCGCTCTGCACCAACGATACCTGGAGCGACCCTTGAAATTGGCAATTCCCTTCGGCGGCCAGGCCGGTCAAATGATTAACCAGATCGGCCATAATGGCCCGGTCGCCGGCGCCATCAACCAGGGCCGGGTAATCAAGGGGGTTGATGATAATTTGGTAGTGATTTGGGATAAGGCGAGAGTCAGCCCCATCCCGACATGCCGCCACCACCATGGTCAAATGGTCGGCCAGGTCAGCCGGATGCAAGCGGGTCTGAAAGAGACGCTGAAATGGCTTTTCTATCAAACGTTGGGCCAGCCGTTCAAGGCGGTCTAATTGATTCATATCTTCATTATAACGCAGGCCGGGGGAATAGAAAATTTGGCAAAGGTTTTCTTAAGGGCGCTGTTTTGAATTTAGAAGAGTCGAATTCAGATGGCGGCTTTTGCAAACTGCCGGCGTTGCATCAGCGATACCGAAGCAGCCATGTAAATCCACACCAACCCCAAACAGACGGCCACCAGGAACAGGAAGGCCGTCATCCCCAATAAACCGGGCACCAGCAGCGGCGCCCCCAAAATGGAGATAAGCTGCCCGGCCACCATTGAGGCCTGATAATAGCCGGAAATTGTGCCCAGGATGGCGGGCGGGGAAAGCGTTTGCAATAATGTGCCAAGTTGCACCAGCAAAAAGCCAACTCCCACCCCGCCGATAAAAGAACTCACCAGGGCGATCCCCTTGGTGAACAGGGACGGCTCAAAAAAACTGGCCGAAACCAGCAGGCCGGGCAAAAACATGAGCAAAAACAGGCCCAGTTTGAGGTCCTGCCAGGGGTTAACGGTTTTTTGGCGCAGCAGCAAATAAAAACCACTGAGCACCGTGCCCAAGCCCACCGCGCCAATCAACAAGCCAAACATACTTTCGTCGCCTTGCAAAATGTCCCTGGTATAGATGGCGCCCAGAATGTCAAAGGCCATCACGCTAATGATCATCAAAAAACTGGTGACAAACAACAGGCGCAAGGCCGGCGTGCGCCAGATTACGGCCAGGGGTTTGAGGCCGGGTTGAGCCTGACCGGCCGCAACCGCGTCCTCAGCCGCGCCGGGATTGGTCCGGCCGGCTTTGAGATTGGGCAGGAAGAACAGGATACCCGCCCCCAGGATAAACGAGAGCACGTCAAACAACATTGCGTTATAAGGGCCAAGCCAGGTGATGAGCAACCCGGCCAGCATCGGCGCTCCAATTTTGATGAAGCTGGCCAACTGCTGCAAAAAGGCGTTGGCCCGCGTCAACTCGTCGGGGTGCGAGACCAGCGCGGGCACCAACGCCTGCCGGGCCGGGCCCATCACCGACCCCAACGCCGCTTGCAGGGCGATCAAAACGTAAATCAAGGCCGGGTTCTGGGTTAAAAAGATGGCCAAAATGACCGCCGCGCTTAACAATTCGCTGGCCATCATCAGGTATTTTTTGCTGAAACGGTCGGCCAATTTTCCGGCCAGCGGGCTAAAGATTAATAACGGCAGCAGCCCGGCCAACATAATGCCGCTGCTTTGCCACACGTTGCCGCCGCCCTTAAAAATCAGGATAGAAAAGACGGCCATCATGGTGATCCAACTGCCCATGCCGCTGATGGTTTCGGCCAGGCCCAGGGTGATTAAGTGTTTGTTTTTCAGGATGGTTTTCACGGTGATGCTCCAAAGGGCTATCCGCGCTCTATTCCACAAAAACCTCTACCCGCTCGCCGCCTTCATCGTCTTCAACATCTACAATTTTGCCGTGCGCGCCGCTTTTGATGGCCTCGATGGCGGCCATCACCTGCTCAGAGTCCATCTGCTCCAGCTCGGGCACAAAACCGGCCCCTATTTTTAAGGCCACGTTCACCAGGCTCACCGGCACGTTTACCGTAACTTTTGGCTTGCCCGTTTGTTGATTGGTCACCCGAACGCGCAGCCATTTAGCCTTGTCCACGGTGCTAGGCGGTAAAGCCGTTCTTTCTTTGGCCGTGCCGGTTTCCAGGGCGGCCAGCAGTTGGGCGGCTTCATCTACCGTAATAATGTCTTGTTCCAACATTTTAAGAATTTGCATACGTTCTTCATTCAGGGTCATGATCTTCACTCTCTTTCCTTAAAATTCAGGTATGCGCTCCGGTTCAACCGTAATAAACCTGCACATACTCTTTGTCTTCATCAACTTCTACGTGAAAAATACCTTCGGCTGAGGCGTCAACCAGCGCGTCCAGGGCATCATCGGTCACCATTGCCAGCCGAGGCTCAAAAAAGCGGGCTATTTTAAAGCCCCCCACCAGCCAACTCAAGGGCAGGGGCAGGTTAAAGCCAAAGTTAACGTCCTCGGTTTTAACCCGCAAATGCAGCCAGCGGTTGTGCTCACTCCACCAGGCCAACAGCAGCAGACACACGCCCACCAGCATCACGGGCAAAATTAACAGCAGCCACCACGCGCCAAGAGGGCCGCCAAACACCAAAAAAATAGCGCCCAGCCCAATGATAACCAGCGTGCCGCCCGGCACCAGCAGCGCCGCCTGGTACCTGGCCCAGACCGGCCGGGGTGGGAAATCAAACGGCGCCGACCGAGTTTCTATCCTGGCCGGGCCGGGGGAGATCGATTCCCCGGCCCAGGTTCCGGCCGTGTTCAACACGGCCAACAGGCGCTCCCCTTCCTCGGCCGAGATAGCGCCGGCGGCCACCAGTTGCAGCACTTTGTATTGGACCTGGTCCATGGTCAACCGCCCCTTAATTTCTGCGCGGCTTCTTCCGCCGTAATTGCGCCGGCGGCCAACTGGTCTAAAATGGCCTTTCGATCCACTCCTTTGGCCGGGCTTGCTTCTTCTTCTTTTACTTCATACCCCATCGCCCGGATGAGATCGTGCAGCCGGGCGCGCACGGTAGGATAGGAGATGTTCAACTCCTCGCCCACCCGGTTGATCTTGCCTTCGCAGCGAATAAAGGTTTCCACAAAATTGATCTGCTCCGGCGACAGGCTGTGAAACCGTCCCAGGGCAAAGTGTCCCTCCAGGCCGGTGTCGCAATTGCGGCAGTAAAGTTTGGTCACCACCAGGGATTCTTTACAAATGGGACATTCATTGATCACAGGATACATTTTGCCACTCCTTTCTCTAAGACGATGGACAAACGACGATGGACGAAATTTGGTCGTTCGTCGTTGGTCGTTCGTCGTTGGTCATTGGTCGTTGACCGTTCGTCAAAAGGTATAATATCACCTTTTCCCCAACGTTACCTATTCATTGGCTATTCGCCAACTATCAAAACGTTATCCAATATTATTGATATAATAGTGGATAAAATTAAAGTTGTCAAAATAAAAATTAAATAAAATCAATATCATTATTAATTTTTATCATTACGCCCATTGGGGGCGGTGGGCAGCTAAACAACAGTGAAATGCCCCCAAGCTTATTTTGACCATTTCCCGCTTACTATGGTAACATTGTACACCCGCCAGGATTTACAGCGGGTCACGACCCATGCTGAAAGTGAATAATCGCCTTGCCGCGTTTATCTCTGCTTACGCCATCAAAAATTCCGGGCCTGCTGCTGGCCTTGTTGATGCTGGCCTACGCCGGATACTTCTCCTGGTACAGCCTGCACCGCCACGCCACGCTCAACTCCTACGCCGCAGACCTGTCGCTGATTGACCAGCCCATGTGGAACACGGCGCGGGGGCCGGGCGCTTTTATGGAATTGACCTGGGGCCAACGCCAGCAACCGCGCCTGGCCGAGCATTTTGAACCCATCCTGCTGCCCCTGGCCCTGCTCTTTTTTGTTTGGGACGACGTGCGCCTGCTGCTCATTGTCCAATCCCTGGCCCTGGCTCTGGGCGCCCTGCCCGTTTATTGGATAGCCCGGGACCAACTCAGGCTTGACCATTCACCATTCACCATTCACCATTCACAATTCACCAACTGGGCCGCCCTGGCCTTTGCCCTGGTTTACCTGCTCTTTCCCCACCTGCAAGCGGCTAACGTGGCCGATTTTCACGCCGACCCCCTGGTGGTCGCGCCGCTCCTTTTTGCCTTTTGGTACGCCGGCCAAAAACGCTGGCCCTGGATGTGGGTTTGGGCTGTGGTGGCCATGGCCGCCAAAGAAACCCTACCCACCCTGACCGCCATGTTGGGCCTGTTCCTGCTGCTTCACTCCTACCCGGCCAAAAACAAATCACAAATGGCCAATTACAAATCGCCGCTGGCGCATGGCCTGTTGCTCATTGTGCTCAGCGTCGTCTGGTTTTTAGGGGCCACTTTTTTGATTGTGGCCCCGCTGGCCCGCCAATACTTTGGCACAAACGGGCCAATCTATTTTGCCCATCGTTACCCCGGCGGGCCGGCCGGGTTGGCCTCGTTGCTTCAGGACCCGGCCCGGTGGCAATATTTGCTGGGCCTTTTTGCCGCCGCCGGTTTTTTGCCGCTGCTGGCGCCGGAGTTGCTGCTGCTGGGCCTGCCCGTGCTGGCGGCCAACCTGTTAAGCAACTTCCCCGGCCAATACTCCGGCGAGCAGCACTACTCCGCCCCCCTGGTGGTCGCTTTTGTGCTGGCCGCTATCTACGGCGCGCGCCGCCTGGTAAACCACACCTCCCCCGGCCAAACCAACCGGCAATCCCACCAAACCACCATGCTTAGCGGCGTGGTGTTGTGGCTGCTGGTATGGTCGTTGAGCTACCACGCCCTGCACGGCTGGACGCCGCTCTCAATCCGTACCGAACATTATGCCAAACGCCCGGCCGCCACCCGCCTGCCCGATTTTATCCGGCCCATCCCCCCCCAGGCCGTTGTCTCGGCCAGCGCCGCCGTTCATCCCCACCTGGCCCACCGGCGCGTCATTTACGTTTTTCCCACCGGCCGGCAAACAGCAGACTACATGCTGGTGGACGTCACCGACATTCCCGGCGTCCATCCCGCCGACGCCCACGTCCAAATCATGGAACTGCTCTCCGGGCCGTGGCAGCTTCTGCAAGCCGACCAGGGCCTCATCCTGGCCCAAAACTCTCTCGCCACTGCCCCTCTCCTACCTCCTGCCCCTGGCCTTACTTCGCCTTGTTCGCCTATCCTGCCCCTACCCTGCTCTTTTTATGACTTTGCCCGCGCCAGAACGGAGCCTGCTCACCCCGTCTCGCTTGCTTTTGGCGACGGCCGCTTGCAATTGGTAGGCTACGAGGCACACGACGATCCGGACGACGGCGTAACTTTTGACTTTTACTGGCAAACTTCCGGCGCGCTGCCAACCGACCTCCGGCTGTGGCCCCTGGTCTACGACGACAACGGCCAACTCCTGAGCGACCCCGCCCAGGTGCCCATGATCGCCCCGCTCTGGTATCCGCCCGCCGCCTGGCAGCCCAACGAAATCATCGTCACCGCCACCCTGCCCCAGCTTTTGCCCGACACTTTTCACCTGGGCCTGGCCGCAGGGCCGCCGGATAGTTTCAGTAACTTTACCCAACGCCTGCCCCTGAGCAGCAGTTCAGAAAACGTCCGTTTACAGCCCGGCCGCTGGGCGCAACTGGTCACGTTTCATCGCCAGGGGCCATTTTTAGAACGCCACGCCCCGGTTCCCACCTGGCAGCCTCTCACCCAAATCGAGGCCCGGTTTGGGGCCGATATTCGGTTAACGGGCTACCGGCTTAAGGCCGGCAGCCTGCGCCCTGGTTCAAACCTGTCGCTGCTGCTGAACTGGCAGGCCACGCAACCGCCCCCCGCCGATTACACCGTCTTTGTCCACCTCCTGGCCCCCGGCGATGTTCTGGCCGCCCAACACGACGCCTATCCTACCTGGCTCACGCCGCAGCCCACCTCGCAGTGGCCGCTCCGGCAGCCCATCCTTGACCGCCACGTGCTTAACCTGCCCCCCGACCTGCCGCCCGGTGTTTATACCCTAAACGTTGGCCTCTACAACGCGCAAACAATGGCTCGGCTGGCCCTGCCCGACGGCGGCAACGCCTACCTATTGGCCCAAATTGAGATCAAGTAGAGGGCATTTTTGACGAACGACCAACGACCAAGGACAAAGGACCACCGACGAAAGACCAACGACGAAGGACGAACCACTAAATTTGGCCGCAAGCTACCGGCTAACTGCTACCGGCTAACTGCTACCGGCTAACTGCTACCGGCTAACTGCTACCGGCTATTTTCAAACCAGATTCCGCCGCCGCTTTCTTTGCTTCTCCTCCTACAGCGTGGTAGCATGTTGGGCCATAATGAACAAACGTTTCCCGTTATTAGCCATCATCTTATGGATCGCTCTGGGCCTGGGCCTGCGCCTGGCCTGGTTGGGCCAACAAAGCCTGTGGTACGACGAAGGCGTCACCTGGCTGCTGGCTGAAATGGGCCTGCCGGAGCTGGTCCAATGGACCGCCGCCGACATCCAACCTCCCCTTTATTACCTGCTCGCCTGGCTTGCCGTCCGCGCCTACGGCGACAGCGAATGGGCTTTACGTTTTCCCTCTGTCCTTTTTAATATTTTGACCCTCCCCGCGCTTCACACATTGGCCCGCCGGCTTTTTCAGGTTCAACCTCCTGGCAAAAAAACTGGCCTGTTAACTACTACCTATTACCTGCTCCCGGCCATCCTCTTCACCTGCTCCCCCCTCATGGTCTACTACAGCCAGGAAGCCCGCATGTACACCCTGTTGGTTGGCGAAGCCACCCTCGCCGGCTATCTACTCCTAAAAATCCTGGCGCCTCGCCCCGCCGCCCGCCTCCTCCCTGCTTACGCTCTTCTCGCTGCCGCTGCCCTCTACACCCATTACTTTGCCGCCTTTTTACTCATCGCGCACGCCCTGTACGCAGTCTTTATACTCTGGCAGCGGGGCTGGCCCAAAGCCCTGGTCAAACCATTGCTGCTGACGGCCGGCCTGATCGCCCTGCTTTACCTGCCCTGGTGTTCCATCCTGCTTTCCCGCCTGGGCGACGACCCCAGCTATTGGCCCGGCGCTCTCAAACTCAACGAAGCCCTGCGCAAAATCCTGATCAGCTTCAGCGCCGGCGAAACCGTTTTTGAGCAAACCGGCCGGCGATTGGCCTTGGGCTACCTGGCTATCCTGGCCGGCGGCGGGGTATGGGCCATAATCAACCGGCAAGTCCCCCAATCAGCCGGTCAACAAACACCAAATAACCGACCTTCGCCCTTTATTTCATTCACCGCTCACCGATCATTATTTTTGCTGCTCTGGCTGCTCATTCCGCCCGCTCTCATCCTGCTCCTATCATCCCAATCACCCAAATTCAACCCCCGCTACACTATGCTTTCCTATCCCGCCTTCGTCCTCATTCTCACCGTGGCCCTGACCCAATTTCTAAAAACCCCAGGTTCCAGCCGTTTGGCCTCTTCCATGTCACATTTTATATTATTTTATGCCTCCCGCTTCCTCCTCACGCTCTGCCTTCTTTTCATCTGCTCAACCTCCTTTTTCAGCCTGTGCAACTGGTTCACCGACCCCCGCTTTGCCAAAGATGATTTTAAGGCCCTGGCCCAATTTGTCCGCGAGCGGCAAACCCCTGACGAAACCGTGCTGCTCAGTTCCGGCCACGTGTTCCCGGTGTGGGCCTATTATTACGGCTGGCAAAACTGGACGCCCCTGCCCCAAATGGAGCGTCTGAACGTAAGACGAGTAACCGATCTCAGCATCGCCGCGGAAATAGCGGCGGCGATCAAGGGCAAAGGGGGGGTATGGCTGGTCCGTTGGCAGGACGAAGTGATTGACCCCAACGGGGTGGTGCCTTTCTGGCTCAACCGCATTGGCCGGCGTCCGCTTGACGCGGGGGATTTTTGGGGCGTGGGCCTGGAACACTGGCGGCTTGAGGCTAACAAAACCAACTTGCTCTCCCAAAGTCCCATTGAGCAGCCCGCGCCAAACCAGGGATACAACTTTGCCAACCGGGTTGACCTGTTGGGCCTGACCCAACTGAACGACAACGAAATCGCCCTGTTTTGGGTGCCCCGCCAGCCTCTTCCCCAAGACCTTCTGCTCACGCTCAACCTGACCGACGAGGCCGGTTTTGGCTGGGCTGAAGAAACAGCCGTGGGCCGGCCGGGCGCGTATGAGTATCCCCCCTCTCGCTGGCCCGCGGGCCAGGTGGTGCTAACCCGGCATCAATTGGCCTGGCGCCCCGGCACGCCGCCCGGCTCCTACCTGATTGAAGTGGGCCTGGGGCAAGTTAACCCGCCCGGCCAAAACTTTGAGGGCTGGGACATTCTGGATGAGCAAGGCCGCCCCCAACGGCGGACGGCCCGGCTTGGCCCCATCCGGTTGAGCCACCCGGTCCCGGTCCAAGATATTGACCCGGCAACCGAGCCATTGGTTGACTTCCGGCCCGTTGTCGCCATTCGCCGCATAACACTGTCCGCCCCAACCGCCGAACCCGGCGACCGCCTCTTGCTGACCCTGCTCTGGCAGGCCGGAACGGCCAATCAGACCGATCCGGCGATTGCTTTTGAGCTACTTGACGCGGCCAACCAGACGTTTGACCTCGCTTTTTGCCCAACCTCCGGCTGCAACTTCAACCTGTCTCGCCGGCAGCCCGGCGAAATGGTGCTGGGCCAATATTGGCTGGACACTCCGCCCAACGCCGCGCCCGGCCCGGCCACGTTGCGTCTTCACTTCAGCCATAACGCCGTTCAAAACCGGGTTTTTCCACTTGGCCACCTGGAAATCCTGGCCACCGAACGCCATTTTACGCCGCCGGATAACGTCAACATGCCCCTCCAGGCCGACTTCTCCGGCCAAACCACGTTGCTTGGCGCTAACTGCTCCACCTGGACCGGCGCCGGCTGCCGGGCCGCGCCGGGCCAGTCAATCACCCTCACCCTTTACTGGCGCGCCGACGCCCTCCTGGGCCAAAACTACACCATCTTTACCCACCTGCTCGGCCCGGCGGAAACGGTTATCGTTAATGCCGACCACGCGCCGACCAAACCAACCCAGGGCTGGGTTACGGGCGAAATCATCACCGATCCCATCACCCTAGTTGTTCCGGCTACTCTTTCCCCCGGCCAGTACTCCCTTGAAGTCGGCCTGTACGATGCCGCCGAGCCGACCCGGCGATTACGGCTTACCAACGGCGACAGCCGGGTTATTTTGCCGCAGCCGTTGACGGTCAAGTGACAAAGGGCCTGCCAAAAAAATCCTCACTTTCGATACCGCTCATCTATGACCTTAAGCTTCTCCACTTTGGCCGCCGAACGCCCTCCGGCAAATTCAGCTTGCAGCCAGATGTCCAGCAATGATTTGGCCACCATCGGGCCAATAACTTGGGCGCCCATGGTGATGATTTGGGCATCATTGCTCTTGCGCGCTCGTTCAGCGGAATAAGGATCATGGCAGCAAGCCGCCCGCACGCCAGGGACTTTGTTGGCCGCAATGGCCATGCCAATGCCCGTCCCACAAACCAATACGCCCCGTTCATAGTTACCGGCGGCAATTTCTTGGGCCAGCGCTTCCGCCACATCGGGATAATCAACCGGCGTATCATCAAACGCGCCCAGGTCCACCACCTCGTAGCCCTGGGTTTTAAGATGCGCCTTCAAGTCATCTTTTAAGGCTCGCGCAAAATGGTCGCTGCCGATGATGATTTTCATAAGTTTGCCTCCACTTTTTTGAGCTGACGACTAAAAAACAAAAAGCCCAACCGCAGGGGGTGGGCTTAGGGCTAAATCCTTAGCAAGATGCTTATGGCCAAAGCAAGGGGTCAGCGCCGGCCAGAGGTTTTGACCGCGTTTTCAATGGTTTCGATAAGTTTGTTCAAATCGGGCGGTTTCACAAAAAAGCCATCGGCCCCGGAAATTTTGGCCTGAGTTCGTTCTTTTTTGCCGCTCCAGGCCGAAATGACAAAAACCGGAATATGTTTGGTCTGCGGATTCGCCTTTATTTGTTCCAGGGCCTTAAAGCCGTCCATCACCGGCATCCGTAAATCCATCAATACCACGTCGGGGTTCCAACGGCTGGCCATGGCCACACCTTCCTGGCCGTTTTTGGCATAGGCCACTTTGTAGCCGTTCAACTCCAGCAATCTGGCAATTGTATCCCGGATGACCTCGGCGTCTTCAACGTAAAGCACCCGGATGGCATCGTTTGGCTCTAACAGGCGAGATGATAATTTTTTCAACTTTTTTTTGGGTTCTTGCGCCGTCATTGGAATCTCCCATAGACAATCTTCTTCATTATAACATTATACCGCCATTAACCACAAAGTTGTACCCCAAAGATTTGGGGTAAAAGGTCAACCAAAAACGCCAAATAAAATCAAACGCCAGAGAGGGGCCGGCCAAAGACCCAACAGCAGGGTCGCCGTGCCGGCCACGGCCAGCGTCACCGTTACCGGCCAACTTAAGTTGAGCGGGGGGGCTTCGGCTTCAGCCGCCTCTTCCGGCGAACGCGGCGAATGCATGTACATTTGCACCACCACCGCCACGTAATAAAAAGCGGAGACGGCGCTATTGAGCACGCCCACTACCACCAGCCAACTTAAACCGGCGGCCACCGCCGCGCCAAACACGTACAATTTACCCCAAAACCCAATAAAGGGCGGCAGGCCGGTCAACGAAAACATAAAAAAGGCCATCACCAGGGCCACTAACGGCCGGCGCGCGGCCAGCCCGGCATAGTCGGTGATAACGGAGCCAATGGCGTGGCGACGTTCAAGGACCGCGATAACGGCAAAAGCGCCCAGGTTCATAAAAGCATAAGCCATCAAATAAAATAAAACGCCATACACCCCGGTCATTGTGGCCGAGGCCACCCCCACCAAAATATAACCGGCGTGAGCAATGCTGGAGTAGGCCAACATGCGTTTGACATCTTTTTGCGCCAGCGCAGCCATATTTCCCCCGGTCATGGTGACGACCGCCAGCCCGGCCACGGCTAATTGCCAATCGGGCGCAAAGGCCTGGCCAAAAGAACTCATCAACAGCCGGATGAGGGCCGCAAAACCGGCCGCCTTGGCCCCCACCGACATAAAGGCCGTCACCGAGGTTGGCGCGCCGTGATACACGTCGGGCGTCCACCATTGAAAGGGTACGGCTGCGATTTTGAAGGCAAAGCCGACCAACAACAAGCCCAACCCAACCAAAGCCATCGGATCGCTCAGGCCGGCGGGATTTTGGGTAAACCACCGGCCGATCAGGTGTAAATTTGTGGAGCCGGTGGCGCCATAAATCAAAGCCACGCCATACAAAAAAAAGGCCGAAGCATAAGCGCCTAACACAAAATATTTC
Encoded here:
- a CDS encoding glycosyltransferase family 39 protein — translated: MNKRFPLLAIILWIALGLGLRLAWLGQQSLWYDEGVTWLLAEMGLPELVQWTAADIQPPLYYLLAWLAVRAYGDSEWALRFPSVLFNILTLPALHTLARRLFQVQPPGKKTGLLTTTYYLLPAILFTCSPLMVYYSQEARMYTLLVGEATLAGYLLLKILAPRPAARLLPAYALLAAAALYTHYFAAFLLIAHALYAVFILWQRGWPKALVKPLLLTAGLIALLYLPWCSILLSRLGDDPSYWPGALKLNEALRKILISFSAGETVFEQTGRRLALGYLAILAGGGVWAIINRQVPQSAGQQTPNNRPSPFISFTAHRSLFLLLWLLIPPALILLLSSQSPKFNPRYTMLSYPAFVLILTVALTQFLKTPGSSRLASSMSHFILFYASRFLLTLCLLFICSTSFFSLCNWFTDPRFAKDDFKALAQFVRERQTPDETVLLSSGHVFPVWAYYYGWQNWTPLPQMERLNVRRVTDLSIAAEIAAAIKGKGGVWLVRWQDEVIDPNGVVPFWLNRIGRRPLDAGDFWGVGLEHWRLEANKTNLLSQSPIEQPAPNQGYNFANRVDLLGLTQLNDNEIALFWVPRQPLPQDLLLTLNLTDEAGFGWAEETAVGRPGAYEYPPSRWPAGQVVLTRHQLAWRPGTPPGSYLIEVGLGQVNPPGQNFEGWDILDEQGRPQRRTARLGPIRLSHPVPVQDIDPATEPLVDFRPVVAIRRITLSAPTAEPGDRLLLTLLWQAGTANQTDPAIAFELLDAANQTFDLAFCPTSGCNFNLSRRQPGEMVLGQYWLDTPPNAAPGPATLRLHFSHNAVQNRVFPLGHLEILATERHFTPPDNVNMPLQADFSGQTTLLGANCSTWTGAGCRAAPGQSITLTLYWRADALLGQNYTIFTHLLGPAETVIVNADHAPTKPTQGWVTGEIITDPITLVVPATLSPGQYSLEVGLYDAAEPTRRLRLTNGDSRVILPQPLTVK
- the rpiB gene encoding ribose 5-phosphate isomerase B gives rise to the protein MKIIIGSDHFARALKDDLKAHLKTQGYEVVDLGAFDDTPVDYPDVAEALAQEIAAGNYERGVLVCGTGIGMAIAANKVPGVRAACCHDPYSAERARKSNDAQIITMGAQVIGPMVAKSLLDIWLQAEFAGGRSAAKVEKLKVIDERYRK
- a CDS encoding response regulator, with product MTAQEPKKKLKKLSSRLLEPNDAIRVLYVEDAEVIRDTIARLLELNGYKVAYAKNGQEGVAMASRWNPDVVLMDLRMPVMDGFKALEQIKANPQTKHIPVFVISAWSGKKERTQAKISGADGFFVKPPDLNKLIETIENAVKTSGRR
- a CDS encoding NADH-quinone oxidoreductase subunit N, which gives rise to MPIDFPTIDVTALLPEIIVIITALLVMLFDLFISPKRGLGHLSLLGLTVAAIACLMLLGASPAPAFQNMAVSDGYSLILNLIFIVTAALSVLVAMSYLTGQGMQRGEYYTLLLFAVSGMMLMGAATDLIIVFLGLEIMSIALYILAAFNRRQMASGEAGLKYFVLGAYASAFFLYGVALIYGATGSTNLHLIGRWFTQNPAGLSDPMALVGLGLLLVGFAFKIAAVPFQWWTPDVYHGAPTSVTAFMSVGAKAAGFAALIRLLMSSFGQAFAPDWQLAVAGLAVVTMTGGNMAALAQKDVKRMLAYSSIAHAGYILVGVASATMTGVYGVLFYLMAYAFMNLGAFAVIAVLERRHAIGSVITDYAGLAARRPLVALVMAFFMFSLTGLPPFIGFWGKLYVFGAAVAAGLSWLVVVGVLNSAVSAFYYVAVVVQMYMHSPRSPEEAAEAEAPPLNLSWPVTVTLAVAGTATLLLGLWPAPLWRLILFGVFG